The following proteins are co-located in the Bacteroidales bacterium genome:
- a CDS encoding T9SS type A sorting domain-containing protein has translation MKKLTLLFAIMATGLLLWAQSPVLRSGLETEKTKSFQLPGQEPAQLSVVQASATTEIPAYKATDIVSIIDLGTSANAYGLISGGKSNLMAHPGLNTVAFIHRMGGALNPGGHSGDLAYDVSIDGGMTWSLMIALYTAKLNAGGQYYIDAARYPQGGVYNPIGNTDPNEAYVAFCAATTAGSNGSTWGGICWGRGKIGDPTDTTYNFSNSFPGMSFYVPHDFTISYGNGFWVTDAYIDWNSGAAVYQGNLILTHGIWNEEELDFDVEFIEIEASTVNNAPPADYKIEFSPDGQTGYIVALMDIGEVPFSSGQSYYPVLFRTTDGGLTWSDPIPVALAGEDGIPAVQGFLSQAEIAELYEAPLPALEEIPFTTAFDCDVSVDKFGNPHIAVMIGVTGSTPYSIISAKSEASGYLFMASFLLSSDNMGEEDSWVAYELGRPFSFRGDFGDGVTEDQRIQIARNAEGEKMFVGWLDTDTTVSSENNAPDIRVRGVDIVDHMLTADALGNPLPVNVTYGSEATFSANFFCMANEVLDDEFGAYTIPFVYQEFTGQSLSEPVQYKYIQDFVFTDSDFLIVGIEDHLPVAKSAFELSGCMPNPAATQTEFTITLPQHASISMAVFNIIGQTVKSMPARVMPSGRNSIALDVSDLTSGIYFFTVSDGANSITKKMIVK, from the coding sequence ATGAAAAAACTTACGCTTTTATTTGCCATCATGGCAACGGGGCTGTTGCTCTGGGCACAGTCCCCCGTTTTGAGATCAGGATTAGAAACGGAAAAAACGAAAAGCTTCCAGCTGCCTGGCCAGGAGCCGGCGCAGCTATCTGTGGTGCAGGCGTCTGCAACCACTGAAATTCCTGCCTACAAAGCTACCGATATAGTTTCGATTATCGATCTTGGTACTTCGGCCAATGCCTATGGTCTGATTAGCGGTGGCAAGTCGAATCTGATGGCGCATCCCGGGCTCAATACCGTTGCATTTATACATCGGATGGGTGGCGCACTCAATCCCGGTGGCCACAGTGGCGATCTGGCCTACGACGTTTCTATCGATGGCGGCATGACCTGGAGCCTGATGATCGCACTCTATACCGCCAAGCTTAATGCCGGTGGGCAGTATTATATCGATGCTGCGCGCTATCCGCAGGGTGGGGTTTATAATCCAATAGGAAATACCGATCCCAACGAAGCCTATGTGGCTTTTTGTGCCGCTACCACAGCAGGATCCAACGGCTCTACCTGGGGTGGAATTTGCTGGGGACGTGGTAAGATTGGTGATCCCACCGACACCACCTATAATTTTTCCAACTCTTTTCCCGGAATGTCTTTTTACGTTCCACATGATTTCACGATATCTTACGGCAACGGTTTCTGGGTAACAGATGCGTACATCGACTGGAACAGCGGTGCTGCCGTCTATCAGGGAAATCTTATTCTCACGCACGGCATCTGGAATGAAGAGGAACTGGATTTTGATGTGGAGTTTATCGAAATAGAAGCTTCCACAGTGAACAATGCTCCTCCGGCGGATTACAAAATCGAGTTTTCGCCCGACGGACAAACTGGCTATATTGTAGCTTTGATGGATATTGGTGAGGTGCCTTTTTCCAGCGGGCAGTCGTATTATCCGGTGTTGTTTCGTACCACCGATGGCGGCCTTACCTGGTCGGATCCTATTCCGGTAGCGCTGGCTGGCGAAGATGGCATCCCTGCCGTTCAGGGGTTTTTGAGCCAGGCAGAGATTGCCGAGCTTTATGAGGCGCCACTGCCGGCACTCGAAGAAATTCCGTTTACCACCGCTTTCGACTGCGATGTAAGTGTGGATAAATTTGGGAATCCACACATTGCCGTGATGATAGGCGTTACAGGTTCTACTCCTTATTCAATCATTTCGGCCAAATCGGAAGCTTCCGGTTATCTCTTTATGGCTTCGTTTCTGCTCTCGTCAGATAATATGGGCGAAGAAGACAGTTGGGTTGCTTACGAATTGGGGCGGCCATTTTCATTCAGGGGTGATTTTGGTGACGGCGTAACAGAAGACCAACGCATACAAATAGCCCGCAATGCCGAAGGAGAAAAAATGTTTGTGGGTTGGCTGGACACCGACACCACCGTATCTTCCGAAAATAACGCTCCCGACATTCGTGTGCGCGGCGTGGATATCGTTGATCATATGTTGACAGCAGATGCGCTGGGAAATCCGCTGCCTGTGAATGTCACCTATGGTTCCGAAGCTACCTTTTCGGCCAACTTTTTCTGTATGGCCAACGAAGTGCTTGATGATGAGTTTGGTGCATACACCATTCCTTTTGTTTATCAGGAATTTACCGGACAGAGCCTCAGCGAACCGGTGCAGTACAAATACATCCAGGATTTTGTATTTACCGATTCCGATTTTCTCATAGTGGGAATAGAAGACCATTTGCCGGTGGCAAAATCAGCGTTTGAACTTTCGGGTTGTATGCCCAATCCCGCTGCAACGCAAACCGAATTTACGATTACATTGCCACAGCATGCCAGCATTTCGATGGCGGTTTTTAATATTATCGGTCAAACCGTTAAATCGATGCCTGCCCGCGTAATGCCATCCGGCCGCAACAGCATCGCGCTGGATGTGAGTGATCTCACTTCAGGAATTTATTTCTTTACCGTAAGCGATGGTGCAAATTCGATTACCAAAAAAATGATTGTAAAATAA
- a CDS encoding T9SS type A sorting domain-containing protein: MRKLTLLLLMMATGLFMVAQNVALKPGLSEEQATSFQSYDGKPLQHAVVGQSPITKPAVNYKSADAVSIIDIGTSANAYGVANGGKSNLMVNNDINSISCIHRMGGALDPGGYSGDLGYDVSKDGGMTWNVMTEVYTAKQNAGGTYFIDAARYPHNAIYNPEGNTDPDEAYVAYFAATTAGSNEGWGGVCFGRGKIGDPTDTTYNFINTIPGSGIYNYVPQGFTISKGNGFWGIDGNRNWTSGSQVYEGGLIVTHGVWNTDILDFEATQFLLEMTGPGDASPADYKVEFSPDGQIGYVMALMDIGEVPISYGLSYYPVLFRTEDAGLNWSDAIPVALAGEDGIPGILNFLSDAEIAELFEAPVPDREQIPFTTSFDADISVDHFGNPHIAAIVGITGSSSAYSIVSARSAISGYLFAGAFLISSNDMGEEGSWTARLMGRPSTFRGNFGELSEDNRIQIARDASGTKMFVGWCDTDTTISTENNAPDIWCRGYDIIANTLTADATVNPEPTNVTWGSEATFQTYFFGMANEIFDDGLGAYTVPFFYQELEGGDPALGVQIKYITDFKFTDADFTVVGIENPTPMVQTFNMEVSQVMPNPATAKARLAITLGEPASVSGKIINMMGQQVSTLPARRLQAGSNELVLDVNGLSAGIYFCTLTSGTESVTRKMIVK; the protein is encoded by the coding sequence ATGAGAAAACTTACACTTTTACTTTTGATGATGGCTACCGGACTATTTATGGTGGCGCAAAATGTAGCCCTGAAACCGGGGCTGTCTGAAGAACAGGCAACGAGCTTCCAGTCGTACGACGGCAAGCCGCTGCAACACGCTGTGGTTGGACAATCGCCCATTACAAAGCCAGCGGTTAATTACAAATCTGCCGATGCAGTTTCGATTATCGATATCGGTACCTCAGCCAACGCCTATGGTGTGGCCAACGGTGGCAAGTCGAATCTGATGGTTAACAACGACATCAACTCCATTAGCTGCATCCACCGCATGGGTGGCGCATTGGATCCGGGTGGCTACAGCGGCGATCTGGGTTATGATGTATCTAAAGATGGCGGAATGACCTGGAACGTTATGACTGAAGTTTACACCGCCAAACAAAATGCTGGTGGAACCTATTTTATCGACGCTGCACGGTATCCGCACAATGCCATCTACAATCCGGAGGGCAACACCGATCCCGACGAGGCCTACGTTGCATATTTTGCAGCCACTACGGCCGGCAGCAATGAAGGCTGGGGCGGCGTGTGCTTTGGCAGAGGTAAGATTGGCGATCCTACCGATACCACCTACAATTTTATCAACACCATTCCGGGTTCAGGAATTTATAACTATGTTCCGCAAGGGTTTACAATATCAAAAGGAAATGGTTTCTGGGGTATTGATGGCAATAGAAACTGGACCAGTGGCTCTCAGGTTTACGAGGGAGGTCTGATAGTTACGCATGGTGTCTGGAATACAGATATTTTGGATTTTGAAGCTACTCAGTTCCTACTCGAAATGACAGGCCCCGGCGATGCCAGCCCGGCAGACTATAAAGTAGAGTTTTCGCCCGATGGACAAATTGGTTACGTGATGGCGCTGATGGATATTGGTGAAGTCCCCATTTCTTATGGACTATCTTATTATCCGGTACTTTTCCGTACCGAAGATGCCGGTCTCAACTGGTCCGATGCTATTCCGGTAGCTCTGGCTGGCGAAGACGGGATACCTGGTATTCTCAATTTCCTTTCCGATGCAGAAATTGCCGAGCTTTTTGAGGCACCAGTGCCCGATCGCGAACAAATACCTTTCACCACCTCCTTCGATGCTGATATCAGCGTGGATCATTTCGGCAATCCACACATCGCTGCTATTGTTGGTATTACAGGATCTTCTTCAGCTTATTCGATCGTTTCGGCACGCTCTGCTATTTCAGGATATCTATTTGCAGGTGCATTCCTTATCTCGTCGAATGATATGGGTGAAGAAGGTAGCTGGACTGCCCGTCTGATGGGGCGCCCCTCTACCTTTAGAGGAAACTTTGGTGAACTCTCTGAAGATAACCGCATTCAGATTGCCCGCGATGCGTCGGGAACAAAGATGTTTGTGGGTTGGTGCGATACCGACACTACGATATCTACCGAAAATAACGCTCCCGACATCTGGTGCCGCGGCTATGATATTATAGCCAACACACTCACTGCCGATGCCACGGTCAATCCGGAGCCGACCAATGTTACCTGGGGCTCTGAAGCTACTTTCCAGACTTATTTTTTTGGCATGGCCAATGAAATTTTTGATGATGGGCTTGGCGCCTACACCGTTCCGTTCTTTTATCAGGAATTGGAAGGTGGTGACCCGGCTTTGGGAGTACAAATCAAATACATCACAGACTTTAAGTTTACTGATGCTGATTTTACCGTGGTGGGAATTGAAAATCCTACGCCGATGGTGCAGACCTTCAACATGGAGGTGAGCCAGGTAATGCCCAATCCGGCAACAGCCAAAGCACGGCTTGCCATCACTTTGGGTGAACCGGCATCGGTTTCCGGCAAGATTATCAACATGATGGGACAGCAGGTTTCCACCTTGCCTGCCCGCCGTTTGCAGGCCGGCAGCAACGAACTGGTGCTGGATGTAAATGGTTTGAGCGCCGGAATTTATTTCTGCACGCTAACCTCAGGTACCGAATCCGTTACCCGCAAAATGATTGTGAAGTAA
- a CDS encoding T9SS type A sorting domain-containing protein → MKKLTLLLLMMATGLFMVAQNAVLKPGLLYEQAKIFQSYDSQPLQQGVVGQTSVARPAFNYKSTDAVSVIDIGTSANAYGVANGGKSNLMVNNDINAISCIHRMGGELDPGGYSGDLGYDISLDGGMTWSVMNEVHTAHENAGGQYYIDAARYPHHGIYNPVGNTDPDNAYVAYYAATTAGSNGDTWGGLCWGSGNIGVPGEVNYNFISTSAGTGIYHYVPQGFTVAKDGDFWGVDGNKNWFSGAQVYEGSLILTRGVWDTDIMGFEATHILLDLTGPADAFPADYKVEFSPDGQIGYVMALMDIGEVPISSGQSYYPVLFRTEDAGLNWSDAIPVALAGEDGIPGILNFLSDEEIAELFEAPVPDREQIPFTTSFDADISVDHNGNPHIAAIVGVSGSTAYSIISARSTISGYLFAGAFLISSNDKGEEGSWTAHLMGRPSTFRGTFGDLSEDNRIQIARDRLGAKMFVGWIDTDTTVSTDNNAPDIWCRGYDIDNNWLTDDQMGNPMPVNVTYGSEATFGAFFFGMANEVFDDGLGAYNIPFFYQAMDPDPGLAVQYKYIQDFTFLMSVGIDEPVVQPANMEVSQVMPNPATAKARLAITLGEPASVSGTITNMMGQQVSVLPARRLQAGSNELTLDVNGLSAGIYFCTLTSGTESVTRKMIVK, encoded by the coding sequence ATGAAAAAACTTACACTTTTACTTTTGATGATGGCTACCGGACTTTTTATGGTGGCGCAAAATGCAGTCCTGAAGCCGGGGCTTCTCTATGAGCAGGCCAAAATCTTCCAGTCGTACGATAGCCAGCCGCTGCAACAAGGGGTGGTTGGGCAAACTTCTGTTGCACGGCCAGCGTTTAATTACAAATCAACCGATGCTGTTTCGGTAATCGATATCGGTACTTCGGCCAATGCTTATGGCGTAGCCAATGGTGGCAAGTCGAACCTGATGGTTAACAACGACATCAATGCCATTAGCTGCATCCATCGTATGGGTGGTGAGTTGGATCCGGGTGGCTACAGTGGCGACCTGGGTTACGACATCTCATTGGATGGTGGAATGACCTGGAGCGTTATGAACGAGGTTCATACCGCCCATGAAAATGCCGGTGGACAATATTACATTGACGCTGCACGGTACCCGCATCATGGTATTTACAACCCGGTGGGCAATACCGATCCCGACAATGCATATGTTGCATACTATGCTGCTACCACTGCCGGTTCCAATGGTGACACCTGGGGCGGCTTGTGCTGGGGTAGTGGTAACATTGGTGTTCCTGGTGAAGTCAATTATAATTTTATCTCTACCTCCGCTGGTACAGGAATTTATCACTATGTACCGCAAGGGTTTACGGTAGCGAAAGACGGTGATTTCTGGGGTGTAGATGGTAATAAAAACTGGTTCAGTGGTGCCCAGGTTTACGAGGGAAGCCTGATACTTACACGCGGTGTCTGGGATACAGATATTATGGGTTTTGAAGCAACTCACATCCTGCTCGACCTTACTGGTCCAGCCGATGCCTTCCCTGCAGATTATAAAGTAGAGTTTTCGCCTGACGGACAGATTGGTTATGTGATGGCGCTGATGGATATTGGTGAAGTTCCTATTTCATCTGGCCAGTCATACTATCCGGTACTTTTCCGTACCGAAGATGCCGGTCTCAACTGGTCGGATGCTATTCCGGTAGCTCTGGCTGGTGAAGATGGGATACCTGGTATTCTCAATTTCCTTTCCGATGAAGAAATTGCCGAGCTTTTTGAGGCACCAGTGCCTGACCGTGAACAAATTCCTTTCACCACCTCTTTCGATGCTGATATCAGCGTGGATCACAATGGCAATCCACACATCGCTGCTATTGTTGGTGTTTCGGGATCGACAGCTTATTCGATTATTTCGGCACGCTCTACTATTTCAGGATATCTCTTTGCGGGAGCTTTCCTTATCTCGTCGAATGATAAGGGTGAAGAAGGTAGCTGGACTGCGCATCTGATGGGTCGCCCCTCTACCTTTAGAGGAACCTTTGGTGATCTCTCTGAAGATAATCGCATTCAGATTGCCCGCGACAGGCTGGGAGCAAAAATGTTTGTAGGTTGGATCGATACTGACACCACGGTATCTACCGACAATAACGCTCCCGATATTTGGTGCCGTGGTTATGATATCGATAATAATTGGTTAACGGATGATCAGATGGGCAATCCAATGCCAGTGAATGTTACCTACGGCTCCGAAGCTACTTTTGGTGCTTTTTTCTTTGGGATGGCCAACGAAGTTTTTGATGATGGACTTGGTGCCTACAACATTCCGTTCTTTTATCAGGCAATGGATCCTGACCCCGGTTTGGCAGTGCAGTACAAATACATCCAGGATTTCACATTCCTGATGAGTGTAGGCATCGACGAGCCAGTGGTGCAGCCCGCCAACATGGAGGTGAGTCAGGTAATGCCCAATCCGGCAACAGCCAAAGCACGGCTTGCCATCACGCTGGGCGAACCAGCTTCGGTTTCGGGCACAATTACCAACATGATGGGACAGCAGGTTTCCGTTTTGCCTGCCCGCCGTTTACAGGCCGGCAGCAACGAACTGACTTTGGATGTAAATGGTTTGAGCGCCGGAATTTATTTCTGCACGCTCACCTCAGGTACCGAATCCGTTACCCGTAAAATGATTGTGAAGTAG
- a CDS encoding linear amide C-N hydrolase, with protein MKKASLIFLSVGLVMLMSFPTSEINACTRVVYHGTNNNVMTARSMDWKTEIPANLWVLPRGIERNGLVGPNSVKWTVKYGSLVTTSWDIAVSDGMNEKGLVANLLWLAESKFPDFDPNGTKTGLSVSLWAQYALDNFQSVAEAVAHFQKNEIVVVTTFIPGTDIYTTLHMALSDATGDNAIFEYIDGALVIHHGKAYNVMTNSPTFDQQLALNAYWKSIPGSIMLPGTNRAADRFVRAAYYIDAIPKTDNTRVAVASVFSVIRNCSVPYGISTPNEPNISSTRWRTVSDHKNLVYYFENALTPNTFWIDLNKVNFGAGSSVQKLAADEFQTYSGETSALFVNAKPFEFQGM; from the coding sequence ATGAAAAAAGCAAGTCTTATTTTTTTGTCAGTTGGGTTGGTAATGTTGATGTCTTTCCCGACATCAGAGATCAACGCATGTACCCGTGTGGTTTATCATGGCACCAACAACAATGTGATGACCGCCCGGTCGATGGATTGGAAAACTGAAATACCCGCCAACCTTTGGGTTCTCCCACGCGGTATCGAACGCAACGGACTGGTAGGCCCTAATTCGGTGAAGTGGACGGTAAAATATGGAAGCCTGGTTACCACAAGCTGGGATATTGCCGTCTCTGATGGCATGAATGAAAAAGGTCTGGTTGCCAATCTTTTGTGGCTCGCCGAATCGAAATTTCCCGATTTTGATCCGAATGGCACCAAAACCGGACTATCGGTTTCATTGTGGGCGCAATATGCTTTGGACAACTTTCAGTCAGTAGCAGAAGCAGTAGCGCATTTCCAAAAAAACGAAATTGTAGTAGTTACAACCTTCATCCCGGGAACCGATATTTATACAACCCTGCACATGGCGCTGTCGGATGCCACGGGCGACAACGCCATTTTTGAATACATCGACGGAGCATTGGTGATACACCACGGCAAAGCCTATAACGTTATGACAAACTCGCCAACTTTCGACCAGCAGCTCGCGCTGAATGCCTACTGGAAAAGCATTCCGGGATCGATTATGCTGCCGGGAACAAATCGTGCTGCCGACCGGTTTGTGCGCGCCGCATATTATATCGATGCCATTCCAAAAACTGATAACACACGCGTAGCCGTGGCTTCTGTGTTTAGCGTTATCCGCAACTGTTCGGTACCTTACGGTATTTCCACCCCCAACGAGCCTAATATTTCTTCTACACGATGGAGAACCGTTTCCGATCATAAAAATTTGGTCTATTATTTTGAAAACGCCCTCACCCCCAACACCTTTTGGATTGACTTGAATAAAGTCAATTTCGGTGCAGGTAGTTCCGTTCAAAAATTGGCGGCTGACGAATTCCAAACCTATTCCGGCGAAACATCAGCTTTATTTGTAAATGCCAAGCCGTTTGAGTTTCAGGGCATGTAA
- a CDS encoding ARMT1-like domain-containing protein — MKTYLDCIPCFMQQALRAGRMATSDENKLKQILDETGEMVKTISMQATPAETGAKVYHIVSKVTGIDDPYKEIKQQHIQETKAIYPELEKIVANSDDKLLTAIKIAIAGNVIDLGVNKAFDIVRDVKIILEQDFAIFDYNAFKKQLAKSKNILYLGDNVGESVFDILLIKELKRPVKYAVRAIPIINDVTREDAIASGIDEVAKIVDSGCKSPGIILSQSSSVFLKLFNTADLVISKGQGNFEGLSGCSRQVFFLLKAKCRIISNHLGVAEGSIILKEHTF; from the coding sequence ATGAAAACGTATCTGGATTGTATCCCTTGTTTTATGCAACAAGCATTGCGGGCGGGAAGAATGGCAACTTCTGACGAAAATAAACTGAAGCAAATTCTGGATGAAACCGGAGAGATGGTAAAAACCATTTCTATGCAAGCGACACCCGCCGAAACAGGAGCAAAAGTTTATCACATTGTAAGTAAAGTTACCGGTATTGATGATCCCTACAAAGAAATCAAGCAGCAACATATTCAGGAAACGAAAGCTATTTACCCCGAATTAGAAAAAATAGTGGCCAATTCTGACGACAAGCTGCTTACTGCCATAAAAATAGCCATTGCCGGAAATGTGATCGATTTGGGCGTTAATAAAGCATTCGACATTGTGCGGGATGTGAAGATTATTCTGGAACAGGATTTTGCAATATTTGATTACAATGCCTTTAAAAAGCAATTGGCGAAAAGCAAAAACATTCTTTATCTGGGCGACAATGTTGGGGAATCTGTGTTTGATATACTTCTGATCAAGGAGTTAAAAAGGCCGGTAAAATATGCGGTACGCGCCATACCCATCATCAACGACGTCACCCGCGAAGATGCCATTGCCTCCGGAATAGACGAGGTGGCGAAGATAGTTGATTCAGGATGTAAATCCCCGGGAATTATTCTCAGCCAGAGCTCGTCTGTATTTCTTAAACTATTCAACACAGCAGATCTCGTCATCAGCAAAGGACAGGGAAATTTTGAAGGATTGTCGGGCTGTAGCCGACAGGTTTTCTTTTTGTTAAAAGCAAAATGCCGGATCATCTCCAATCATCTTGGCGTAGCAGAGGGTTCTATTATTTTGAAAGAACATACATTTTAA